The genomic region GCGCGGGAGCGGAGGGAGCGACGTACCGCCCCCCACCGTGCTTCATAGTCCGGGATTCCCTTGGCATACATGGTCGAGCTCTTGGCGCCGCACTCGGCCTCAGCCTGCGCCTCGTGCCAACGCCAGCTCtcagcgcgctcgcgcacgaagcgctccttggcctctCTCACCGACTGCGGGAGAGAGGTCGGCATGCTGACCAGGCTCACGTGGCGCACCTTGCGCAGTACGCGCACGCCGTACAGGTACAGCAGCAGGGCGAGGGACATGGACGCGCCAGACGCTGCGAGGAACACATACTCGGTACTCTCGAGGTGTGTTGTGAGGTTCATGCCGAAGAGACAGGGGATGagcgcgcccgcgccgatgccgagcgTCGCCATCGAGACCTTGATGTCCAAAGCCAGCAGCTCATTGCGGCCCGAGTCGAGCATAAGCTCGGCTACCTCCTGTGTGCTTTGCATGTTGGCGGCGGTTGTATCAATTTCTGAGACGACTTCTTCCACCTGCTTGGTGAAgccctcaaggaggagTTCGAGCTGCTCGTGGTCGTGCACCGCGCGCGGACGGCCGTGCATGCGGTCGCCCACGTACATCGCCGCGAGGTCCTCGTCactgtcgaggagctcgtcaaaCGAGCTCTTGATGCTCTTTGCGCGCGTCTGGAACCCTGCCAGTCGACGAGAGTAATGCAGCAGGCGCCGGAGGTTCTCGCGGTCGATGTCGTGCTCGAATCTCTCCAGCAGGGAATCCACAAGGCGGCGGATGAAACCCatctcttcctcgagcgcgttcgccgtgtcgacgaggatgctctcgagcgcgcggtGCTCGTACGGCAGGCCGTagtcctcgccgtcgacccGCTCCTCGTGCTTCGGCGCCAAGCCAGAGCGCACGTTCGCCTGGAGGTGCGCCTTGAAGCGTTTGGCGGCCTCGCTGTCCTCCGCGCCGGGTGTGTTGAAGATGATCACGCGGTCGGGCTTGATAAGCGCGCGGATGTGCTGAATCGAGATGAGGATACAACTCCTGCGAGTGAGGATGATCGGCACGAGCGACGGGACGAGGctgtcgagcttgcgcaggtcgcggggctggggttagcaATCAGGATGCTGGGTGACtcacgtcgaggtcgtgcgcTCGACACAAGTCCATCTTGCGATATGTGCCCTCCTCTGCGGTCCAGTTGCCGTTAGCATCGAGAATCGAGCCTGGCATCAGtaacggcgaggagcgagcgAGTTGCGCAAGGTCCAGAGCACGTGTGCTTGGCATCAAGCCAGCTCGAGACAGTGtgatggagatgggaggAGTAGGCGCAACGATGGCGCGTGGAGAACTCACACTTCAGATACATGTGCCCTGCCTTGTCCATTAAGCTGTCGAGATACCGGTCCCGTCGATGCGACTTGgtggagctcgagctcgccgtctCGGGGATCAACCCGCCCCTGGCCTCGGGCAGTGGCGGCATGGGTGTCTCTTCAATCTTGTGATTCTTCTCGGGAGCGGGATAAGATGGCGCCCAaaagctcgtcgcgcgctgAGTGAGGATGCCTCGAGACTGCTGAGTGCTGGGCCCGGACCTGGTTGCCCGTGAGATGAGCGGGGCGGTGGGGCGTGCAAGCGCGAGCATGACGGGCCGCGCACTCATCGTTGTCGTTTAATGTACAGTTTGCAAAGAGTGTGATACAGGCAAATGTGCGTTGCGTTCCCAGATCGGAATCCGTGTCAGATCTCGGGTGTCGGAGTGGTGGCCAGGCGGGAAATCAACGAAAACACATCACGCCGTGACGTAGGCTGTTCGGCGGAGGGGCGGCCTTAAGCAAACTCAGGCACAAACAATGACGTGGGGATGATACAACGCCAAGGCCCCTCCACTACCCCGCGCTGGATAGCGGCGTCTCGTTGTTCCTTGGCATAATCGCGCTTCTCATCTCCAACGATCATGGCCGACGACAGTGAGTCTCCGGATGTCCGCCCGCTCACGCAGACACTCTAGGGTCTCTTCTTGACCTCCTGCGTCGGCTTCCGCCGACGCGCGTCGAGGCTaacgtcgaggcgctggccgaCCTCTCTCCCGAGTTCGCTGACGATCTCTACGCGAACACGGACCAGCCTTTGCGCGTCCTTCACGACGATGAGGCGGGCCGTGCCTTCTTGGGATGCGACTACAACCGCGACGGTGACAGCTTCCGTTCCCCCTGGACTGACAAGTACCTGCCGCCCGCGCCTGGTGCGCCGCAGCCCTCGCCGCGACTGAGGCAGCTCGAGGTGCTGCTCAATGGCGCGTTCGACACCTACCGCGAGATGTACTATGAAGGCGGGACCAGCAGTGTGTACCTCTGGGATCTGGGGGAGGACATGGGGACCAAGGACCTCGAGTTTGCCGGCGTCGTCTTGATGAAGAAGGGTGGGTCCAGCAGCGACGCGATCGGGAACAAGGATAGGAGGGGCGCTCATCCTAGACCTTCCCGCTGAGACTGGGCTCACGGGAACCTGGGATTCGCTGCATGTCTTCGAGTGCACTGAGCGCGGGCGAACGGCAAAGTACAAGCTCACGAGCACGGTcatgctcgtcctcgaggcgccgacgtcggctACTCTCACCGACAAGGCAGGGGCCAAGGTTGGAGGCGCAACGGCCAAGGGCAACGTCACGCTGAGCGGGAGCATGACGCgccaggccgaggttgactACCCGCTCACGGGGCCGACGTCGCACGTCAACAACGTTGGGCGGATGGTGGAGGACATGGAGTGAGTCGATTCGAGCGAGCCCAGCTGGAGGGTACGAGCTAGCTACCGCCTACCTCGGGCATCCCAACTAGCATGAAGAGATCCCCATTCCAAACGTTGGCTGACCCCAGGATCAAGATGCGAAACCTCCTGTCCGCAGTGTACTTTGGTAAGACGCAGGACGTTGTCGGCGAGTTGCGCTCGCAGATCGGACTCGAGGCGCGCTCCCGCGAAGACcagctgcgcgccgagcttgctGGCGCGATTGGGGCGCGCCGCTAGAGTGCGATTTGTAGACAGATGCATTGTACACATATTCTACTGAAGCAACGACTCCTGTGCCCACTACAAGGCGGACGACTCGCCCACCCACTCGTACACGTCCTGCTCACTGCTCTCGGTCACCTTCCAGTCGACGACCGTGGGCATGACGGCCCGCGAGCGCTTGACCCGcccctcgctctcgagctTCTGCAGGTGTCCACCCATGGGGAagctcgcggcgcggaTGAGGCCCTCGTGGCCAGTCGCATAGACGAGACGGCAGAGGAGGGCAAGTGTGGCGCTACGGCTCCCCGCCACATCTCCGGCCGGGAACGAGCTCGCAATGGGGGACGAGTTACGCGCGGCCTCAACCGCCCTCTTAGCCAtctcggcgccggcgccaccCGCGCCACCAGGTCCGACGGCCGCGTCAGGGCTCGCCTTGGCATGTTCGCGGATCGCGTCGAGCTTCACTCCCAACGAACCCGGGTCAGCAGAGATAGCCTGCATGGCCGCGACGATCTTGTCTTCCCGCTCCTGCCGGTGCTGGATATATGCCTGGAGGTGTTTGCGTGCCGTCTCCCCGTCGGGCGTGTGCGGCCCGTGAGCAGGGTAAATGACGGCAGGCTTGATGTCGAGCAGGCGACGCAGCGAGCCCATGTAGGCCGCAAAGTCGGTGAAGATGGTCGTGCCCTGTCCGAGAACCGTGTCGCCCGTGAAAacctcgccggcgtcggtgaggaACGAGATCGAGTCGGCCGTATGGCCGGGAGTATGGACGACGGTGATGGTCATTCCTGGGACCGAGACCTTATCGCCATCACGCAGAGCCGCGAGAGGCGCGATTGGGCCGGATGCCGGCTTGAGATACGCCCCGCTGAGGGTCTTGAGGAGGTGCCCGTCAGACCATTCGGGGCGGTCGACAGCgatctcgccctcgtcagGGTTCGGCATCTTCCATACTGTCGGAGCGGGGTTACCAcgcgccttgagcgccgaAAGGAGGGGCacgaggccgccgacgtgGTCCGGATGCCGGTGAGTCAGGACAATGTGGTCCAGTGGTCCCGAGAGGGCTGAGACTACCAGGTCAACCCAAGGTCCGGCTGTTTCCTCCGACGTCGTGTCGATCAGGATCTGCCCGTCCGCATCGCCGAGGATGTACGTGTTCGTGCCCTGCAGTGTCATGAGAGAGGGGTTCTGACCCAGGACGCGAGTGACGTTGGGCGTGAGCTGAGGTTAATGATTCGATCGGGGTTGGAGGTGGTCATGACGTGGGGCATGAAGACGCTCTCTCTTCGTCTTCAAGGCTGGTGTTCAGTTCCTACACTGCCCGGACCAGAGAGAGCTGAGTGGCCACATACGTATCCATACCCCACCTGACGAACGCCCCTCCGCCGACACTCACTTTCGCCGTGTTCGGAAGCTCGGCCAGCTTGCCCGGCCCGTTCATCGTCGCCTGCTGGACGGCCATGGCGCACGTGGTGGAGGAAATGCGGCGGGTTGAAGTCGGAGTAGTTCGTGCTGTGATGAGTGGGGCGCAGGCAAGGCGGTTCGAGATGCGAAGACTGTGGAGAGCAGTCCTGATCACCGACATGGAGTGGGCACAAGTAGTAACAGCAATGTAGTGTCGGCTGTGTGCGAGTCCCAATCTCTAGATAGCCGGGTAACCGGCTGACAAAGGATTAGACCGTGGGAAACCACCCCACGTGCAAGTGGAGGCCATGACGTGAACTCATTGATTTCGATGCTCCAGCCGTTGGTTGCTTCTCAACTACTCCACTACTCATCAACTCAAGCACGATGGCTCCACAGAAGTTCACAGTGCTCACCGTGTGCCTCGGGTCAGctctctccgcctccttgagctgacgacagaaaGTATATCCCGCTCCAACTGGACTGACGTCAGTATTTGGTGAGTCAAGCTCTGTTGACATTTgaccaagctgacaccagccgcTCCCCcatggccgaggcggtgctcatcgccgaggcggccaagcgccCCGGAATCAATGTGACGATTGACAGTGCTGGGACGGGTGCCTACCATGCCGGCGACGGGGCGGATGACCGGTGAGTTGgacaccttccctcctACAACTCGCCTTCGTCCTCCAACAGCGCTCACGCGGCCTCCACTAatcgccctccttcctcttcccacACTCTACCCATCAGCTCCTTGGTTATCATACTAGGACGCATCTGACACCAGCACCATCGCAGTGTGCAAGAAGCACGGCGTACCTGTTGACTGCATTGCCCGGAAGGTGGAGTCCAACGACTTCGCCAAGTTTGACTACATTCTCGCCATGGACGAAAGCAAGTGAGTTGGGCAGACCGTCAGTGACTTCCCTTCCCAAAAGTAGTAACTGGCAAAGAGACCGTACCAGCGCGGCCACCCCTACCACTGCTCTACCCcccatctcctcttccATCAGCCGATCGTATTTGTGCTCGGGGAGCGTCCACCAATAACGCCAGCCTCCAGACCCTCCAAACCCGCAAGCCCCGTGGTTCGCGCGCCCACATCACACTCTTCGGCAACTTTGAGCCCGACTTGGCACTCGCGTCTCCCGGCGCTCGCCTCCGCCCCGGCATCATCGAGGACCCTTACTatggcggccgcgacggGTTCGAGATTGCATATGACCAGTGCGTACGGTACGCGCGTGGATTCCTCGACTTCCTCGAGGCTGGTGGCGGGGAGCCGCCCAAGCTCTAACCGGAAGCGCAGAGAGAGGCACAGGCATGACCGGAAGCGGAGCAATTGGGGTCACTAGTCACCGGCCGATACACGGGTCAGCTAGTGGTGGCATGGGTGGCATGATCGCATGTATAGAGTGATACGTTCGTGGTGAGGTGTCTGTGGCGGCTGGAGGAGCCCCGACCAGGTGGTGACTGACATAGCCATTGGCGATAGCCAATGAGCTCCAGGACACGCCGAGATCCAGGAAACACAAGCTCGGACGGTATGGGCCAAGCAACACCCTCAGAGGCGTCGTTGCCGGGCTCGCAGTCGGCCTAATGTCTCCTTTGGGCGAGACGCTCTTTCATAAGTGAATTAAGTGAACTGGTTGTGTGTTTAGGCACGTGTCACGCGTCTGACTCACCTGTCATGGAATGCCACCTGACCTGTGTGGCTGGTGTGTGTGTGGCTACGAGGCGCCATTGTCCATATCCATTTCACCTTTCTCTCCATCGTGTGGCCCCGAAACGTAGGAAGGACCGGTCGCGAAGGCAAAAGCGATGATACAAATGCTCCAGCTTGAATCCCCATCGCCACCAACATTATCATGCTCGTCCCCTTCACAGAGTACCGCGAATACTGCCCCACTTACGCGGGCTGGGGCCTGTTCCCGCTTATACCTGTGAGTAGCAGGGATTCCCGAATACACGCTGCCCTTCCATGTCGGACGAGATTCGCCCGAAACGCCAGGCCCCGTTCCTGATCAGACTGGCCTGAAACTGACGCCAGtccctcaccatcaccctcAAGAGCCAGACTGCCACATCGAACGATTGCAGGccagacgaggaggaggatgcgAGAGGCGACCTGCGAGACATGTGTGTCACCGTGTAGTGACCCGCTCGCCCACTAGAACAGTGGCGAACGAGGAGGTGTTGAAGGGTGCCACCGTGGTTCGTGGAGACCATTTGGGTTGTTTAGCGTTGTAAGGAGGTGCCGAGAGTCGCCGGAAACCGTGGGAGGAGCTGGACAGTGGCGTGTGCCACAGTTTCAGGCCCTCAACCTGTTGTAGTGAGATGGAGTGTTACCGCCACTACTTGTATATCTGGTGCGGAATGCTTCTTGGGGCCTGTTACCCGTGCGCGATCTGCTGTGTGTCAAGGTATGGGTGCAGGGATGCGCTTGGGCTGTAACCCGTCAAGGTATTATACTCATTGACTAGAGTACTGGTAAATTGCGGTTGACGGTTCAATCTTGCTGGCAGTGAGCTCCGATCAGAGCGGCGCGAAAGTGATAGACGGATCATGTTCACGGATGACaatgtggaggtggagggtaAGATGTGGAGGTGTTTGCCACTGGGCTAGGCTTGGGGATTGCCCCCCTGTTGAATTCCGGGCCCCATTATACCCATATACCCATATACTCCATTTGTCACCCCATGTGATACCACGGCACTCGGCACTTGGGCACTTGGCCACTTGGCACTTTGGTCGGTTCAATCCGGTCACGTTTAACATTTCGGCTCACGGCTCACGGCTCACGGCTCTTGGCTTGTGGTTACTTTACATTTGGTTACATTCCAACTTGGATCACTTTGGTTGATTCACCTGTTACACATTCAACATCCATTGATCCGTTTAATCTACACTTGCTTAACGGTCCGTGCTCACTGCATCCGCTGCGCCCGTGCTCGCGccttcaacctcgccctcgctctcgagccGCCAGCTACCCCCACCGCCACCTAGTCCGCTTTTGTCATCACGTGTGGCCATCCCCCTGACAACTTGcccttcctctctctctcaccatccccacccacctccttcGTCCCCTGGTCCAAGCACCCCACTATCACATAGCTCTCCTGGATCTTTCACCAAAGGCATTAATCGCGCGCCTTAAGACACGATGGAACAACAACAACCACCGCAACCCGAGAAATCCCCGTTTACAATGCGGTCTGACGGCAAGCCGCGTCAGACGAGACAGCACTTTAGTTGTGCCGAGTGCAGGCGGTGAGTCGCGCTCTTCGCACCTCCTCATACTCTAATGGTGGAATGGCGATCGGCAAGTGGCCGTGCTGTAGCATGGTCGATATGGAGCCCTCCTTTCATTCCCCCactcccccaccccccacccagtacgctgacgccagcctcaagctcaagtgTTCGCGGACATGGCCATGCACGAGCTGCGTGAAGCGGCATTGCGAGCAGATCTGTCCTTTCGGACAGGCAAAGACAATAAAGGGCAAACGGTGAGTTGCGGTGGTGATGTCTTTATTGGGTGGGGTGTGATTGTCGTCCAAGACACTTGGTGGGCTGAATGAGACATCCAGTCCATCCGCTCGTTTGATCACTTGATCGCTTGAGGGACTCGCCCACATTGGCCGCTCTGGCGGGCAACGCATTGCAGCAGACTGCGCATCCGCTCTACATTGTGCCCACCAACCCCTAAACCCCTTTGGCTTTGGTTGCCCGACCCCCGCTCTGATCGGAGCTCATGGCAGCATTGTCCTCGCGGACGCAGAACACCTACACGAACGCatccgcaagctcgaggtcgctcTGTCGCAAGAACGAGCCAAGAACACCCAAGAACCGCATCCCCTACTCGTTGAGACGGATTGGTTCACGACGGAAGATGGTGCTGGCCCTTCGAAACTTGACACCAAGCCGGACGTCGGCGCGATCGACGCTACCGTTGGTGCCTTCGGCACTCTCAAGATAGgcaccgagggcgaggcaCAGTTTATCGGCTCGTTCGCGGGCTCCGAGTACCTGCGTGAGGAGGGACAGACGTCCGAGcccacgacgccgagcgacCACATGCGCGCAGGCGACCCAAAATTCTACGAGATGCAAGGGGCGCCCGTCCCACG from Cutaneotrichosporon cavernicola HIS019 DNA, chromosome: 2 harbors:
- the CAP2 gene encoding uncharacterized protein (F-actin capping protein beta subunit) translates to MADDNTLGSLLDLLRRLPPTRVEANVEALADLSPEFADDLYANTDQPLRVLHDDEAGRAFLGCDYNRDGDSFRSPWTDKYLPPAPGAPQPSPRLRQLEVLLNGAFDTYREMYYEGGTSSVYLWDLGEDMGTKDLEFAGVVLMKKDLPAETGLTGTWDSLHVFECTERGRTAKYKLTSTVMLVLEAPTSATLTDKAGAKVGGATAKGNVTLSGSMTRQAEVDYPLTGPTSHVNNVGRMVEDMEIKMRNLLSAVYFGKTQDVVGELRSQIGLEARSREDQLRAELAGAIGARR
- the stp1 gene encoding uncharacterized protein (Low molecular weight phosphatase family); amino-acid sequence: MAPQKFTVLTVCLGICRSPMAEAVLIAEAAKRPGINVTIDSAGTGAYHAGDGADDRTIAVCKKHGVPVDCIARKVESNDFAKFDYILAMDESNLQTLQTRKPRGSRAHITLFGNFEPDLALASPGARLRPGIIEDPYYGGRDGFEIAYDQCVRYARGFLDFLEAGGGEPPKL
- a CDS encoding uncharacterized protein (Metallo-beta-lactamase superfamily), which produces MAVQQATMNGPGKLAELPNTAKLTPNVTRVLGQNPSLMTLQGTNTYILGDADGQILIDTTSEETAGPWVDLVVSALSGPLDHIVLTHRHPDHVGGLVPLLSALKARGNPAPTVWKMPNPDEGEIAVDRPEWSDGHLLKTLSGAYLKPASGPIAPLAALRDGDKVSVPGMTITVVHTPGHTADSISFLTDAGEVFTGDTVLGQGTTIFTDFAAYMGSLRRLLDIKPAVIYPAHGPHTPDGETARKHLQAYIQHRQEREDKIVAAMQAISADPGSLGVKLDAIREHAKASPDAAVGPGGAGGAGAEMAKRAVEAARNSSPIASSFPAGDVAGSRSATLALLCRLVYATGHEGLIRAASFPMGGHLQKLESEGRVKRSRAVMPTVVDWKVTESSEQDVYEWVGESSAL
- the MRS2 gene encoding uncharacterized protein (Inner membrane magnesium transporter MRS2): MSARPVMLALARPTAPLISRATRSGPSTQQSRGILTQRATSFWAPSYPAPEKNHKIEETPMPPLPEARGGLIPETASSSSTKSHRRDRYLDSLMDKAGHMYLKCSILDANGNWTAEEGTYRKMDLCRAHDLDPRDLRKLDSLVPSLVPIILTRRSCILISIQHIRALIKPDRVIIFNTPGAEDSEAAKRFKAHLQANVRSGLAPKHEERVDGEDYGLPYEHRALESILVDTANALEEEMGFIRRLVDSLLERFEHDIDRENLRRLLHYSRRLAGFQTRAKSIKSSFDELLDSDEDLAAMYVGDRMHGRPRAVHDHEQLELLLEGFTKQVEEVVSEIDTTAANMQSTQEVAELMLDSGRNELLALDIKVSMATLGIGAGALIPCLFGMNLTTHLESTEYVFLAASGASMSLALLLYLYGVRVLRKVRHVSLVSMPTSLPQSVREAKERFVRERAESWRWHEAQAEAECGAKSSTMYAKGIPDYEARWGAVRRSLRSRASIWDRLFRPHLLHRNLLGLKRAPVLKIRAVVHPKKDAAAGQSPVPGGAGAVPAAGSHGATHPIPSTNTHPPSPMASPTRPTAPRTMSAPLARVFTTSPASQKEVGILPDKDSLPSLKAHPPLPKAVPVTVTPPSLAAIQEEGYYDDDVTLLPEDEAMLRLTPSAAAQLAKIGEGEKPGSQLAFRVGVDSGGCHGYQYKMELTEERGGDDYVFSAGSIPVVVDLASLRLLKNATLDYATELIGSSFRIAHNPQAKDGGNCGCGVSWELEGQL